The Paralichthys olivaceus isolate ysfri-2021 chromosome 2, ASM2471397v2, whole genome shotgun sequence genomic interval TCTTACACACTCACAACTAatatacaaaaaagaaatgagcgacttcatttatttttaattagatTTCCACAGAACTGtatttaatgaaatgttttctatCATGTGAAATCACTTTAAAACACAACGTAAATAAAACCTCTGTGTTTGATGAATATTTCTCTATGATGCACAACTTTACTGTGGTTCTCACATATTCGTCAGGGTTGAAAaattgtttttgtagtttttctgcTCTGTCCATAAACTCTGTATGAGTCAGTCGCACATGgaacaagtaaaaacataataaaagattaaaatccTGTCGatttcaaaatacaacaaagTCTCGTTGAAGCaaagctcctcctcctcgccgcTACACGTCtctaacagtgtgtgtttgtgtgtagttaGCAGACTCACTATCAGGCCTCTCCCTGCACGCCTTCATAAAACAACAAACCTAATCTGTCGCTCGCACATGAAAAGGCTTTTAGGGCATCTGTCCGCTGCTATCTGACACACATGGCAGTCCCATCCACCCGCTCACCTTGACCcacatacctgcacacacacacacacacacacacacacactctgccgcCATCTTTACATCACTTAATACAACATTTAACTCTTTGACTTGAGTCTTTGAAATAATCTTAAACTCATTCAGGGGGAGTTGAACCCGGGCTGACACTAACGTGGGGCGTTCAGGGTATTCAGAAGTCAGTCTGGACCGGAGAGAAGCTGAGCAGCAGGTTTACAAACAGGCACGACAGGAATGTTGAGGAATTCAGGGTAAATACGAGGAAATACTTCTGCAGACACTAGAGCTGGGCCGAAATGTTAGACCACACTGACTGAAGCTGGCAGAGCCCGGAGAGAGGGAACGGGATCTTTGAGTCTTCGCTGCACCTCTCTGCATCCCCCTTTGTGTGTCCtcgtacgtgtgtgtgagcaaaTAAATCTAACATTACTGCAACAGAAGTTCTCTCTTGACCTGAGGGGAAAGTCcagaagagttgaagttggaCTTTACCtgcagcgggaggttctctgtctccctctccaccttcggagttcagtgcacgGCTGAAAGCAGGCgacagaaagaaagtgagatgaTGTGTGCGACCATTGAACTGAGCAGAGTTTGTGTTGTAATAAGGGTTCAGGGTTAAttgacagttaaaaaaaaaaaacctttgaaaaAGCTCTTTAATTTTCAGCAAATCCAGAATGTTCATCCTGTTCTATCCTGTTTGATTTTGTATAAACGGTTTAAACATCGTTAAACCTCTTTATCTATTTCCCTTTGCCCTGAGAGCTTCACTTTGGACTTGAGGTTTTTCCTCATTCTTGTCGAGGGTTGagaacagatgatgtcacacctCATACAGATTGTTGAGACCTTGAGGCAAATTATAATCGGTGAATGTGgcctaaacaaataaaatgtgattgattgattgtgcTCTGGCTGTTTTTAACAATGTGTAAGGTGGTTTTAAAATCCTTCTCAGCAAACCCCTCCGGCTCAGTCACACTGTTTAACTGTTGCAGAGCAGGAGACAAACACTATTTAAAATGATCCATGCGAACGAGAGGCTGCGACAGATTTGATGTTTTGGAGGAAGCTGCACTGGCTGTTTGGGAACATGCATCGACCCTTGGCTTGTAAACAAAGTAAGTCATAGATAAAGGTTTTTAGTCTCTGGAGAATTACTGCTCACACTTTTGCCTCGTGGATCGAAGCCCAAACAGCCAacaagttttattattattattttaccatTATGTTACTATGGAAACCCCTACAAGTACAAAGTATTATGTCGATTACACTGGAGGTTATTGTTTGAGCGAGGAATCATGTCCAAACACATAAGTACTTCAGATACAATCACATCAactggaaattaaaaataattgaagGTTTCCAGAATTTACCTCGAAAGAAAAGTCTACACGTCAAAGGAACCAGATAACAAGGAAACTCAGGTTGCACAACACATCCACCCCCTGCAGCCTCATACTTTGCCCTGAGAAAACAGTCACATGTCTCTCCACCCGGGAGGGGCCCCGAGGGGGACAGGTGTGTGAAGGTGAGCAGTTTGGCCCCGAGCGGGGACCGTGGATTTCTCATGGTGCGACTGAAACCTGCACGGTGCCGTTCATCGTCTTTCCTTCTCACTTCAGGTGATATTTCAGAAGACTGAGATTCACTGATGTAACTAAGGGTGACCCGGGTTTGACGTCATGACACAACTTCACGGCCAATTTAGATTCTCCAATTAACTGAACCCCAATCAGCGTGtctttggattgtgggaggaagcaggagcCCCCTGACTGAACTGAACCCACGCAACCCAGCTACCTCTCTGCTGTGAGGTGATACAGAGGCAATAATCAACAATCTGTCTGACATAATTGTTCAGCTACTTCATTTAAACATCGTTTGGCTCAGATTGAGTTggtcgtccactaatcagaCGGTCGGTGGTTCGATTTCGTTttcttgggcaagacactgaagcCCAAAATTCAGGACGAGCTGAAGAGAGGGATGTCTGGAACATCCACTTTACCAGATTAACAAACCCTGATGGCTAAATGTCTTCGAGAATCGTTAGCGTCACATAAATTACATGCATTATATTTTTTAGTTTGTACAATTACGAGCATAAAGTATAACATATAATGTATAAAGATATAAAGCTGTGatttctctgcttttctttctttaaatggaATCAGTACGTGACTCTAAACCACTTTGTGCTCGTGTGCTTGTAATAAACCAGACAGATGTTGAACTCTCAATTCATTctttaattgcatttttaaaaagtgctgcTTTGTAAAGAACATAACATTTCTTATAGGATCCTCAAAGTCcaaataaaaagggaaaataaaccaaaataattTATGatacaacaaaaatatttacataaaatagttttatttcacaaaatctGTACAATATTTAAACCACAAAAAAACCACATTACAGGCCAGACTGCAGCCAGGTGGAGGTAGGTTTATAGACgctaagaaaaaaaatatatctgctGTCTCGTTAAAACCTTGACTCTTCTTCAGAAGGCAATTATCGTCACAGGACGACTTTTTGAAAGAGGATTGAAGACGTTTGGAAGAAATGGCCAAGAAGGCGAAGACATGAGGTGGAGGAAGACAAAGTTTTAACCAGACAGCGACAGAAtcaaatcacagaaacaaagagtCCTGAACGAACGCCCTCTTTTCTCATTATTCCTACCGAGCTGGGAGGAAGAACTCTATTCTTAAAAACAGGATGCACCTTAAGACATTTGAcacaaatgagcaaacactttgcCATCTGCGCATTTCATTACAAAACAGCACGTTCATTGATAACATTGGCAACTAACAGATATTCAGAATAAAATGGCATTCCGTTAAATATTCAACCCCattattgaaaatgtcaaacttcaGATTCAGCCCATAGCACGAGTTACAACAGCTTCCTGTTGAACACGTACAGCcttaattttaatgtttttacctcCTGACATCATTACTGCTAGCAGCAGTTTGGTTAACCTGTGATCAAACCGTTTTCGACTGTGCGCAAAGCGGCGCCGTTGGAGGTcgtccatttatttatttatttttacaaccGGGGAATGTTGGTCAAAGTCAGTGGACCCTGCTAATGTAACACAGGGTTCAAATGAGATCTCGCAGTGGACAGAAAATCTATGTGACTGTAAACCTTGATATTTCATGATCAAGGATGGAGACACGATCAGAATATTTTAATTTCCAACAGGTTTCATCCACGAGGGCCACCGACTGAGTCGCAAGAACATTGGAGCTACTTCCACTGGATAATGGTTGTCTAATTTTAAAAACTCTTGACGGTTTTTATTAACTTACACTTGGCAAAATGGCTACGCTACACAACTTAATGTCACAGTATTGCCgctgctgcagcttcctccAATCAGAACCATTAAATAATACGACACGACACTGTGAGACGTGCACGAATCAAATGTTATCCAGAGGTTTTCTGTCCCGGCTTTGGCTAATTTGCTACGACAGCACGGCTCGCGGTTCAGTTCACGTTCCAGCTCAGCAGCCTCTAAACCTGAATGAAGTTTAAATATGGCTAAGTCCAAGTCTGAACAACTCATTATTgacacttaaatacaaaaacTACTTTCCATtctgagagaacacacacacacacacacaaacaaacactctgAGGCGGGGGAACTGTCGGTGAACTGAACCGATGCTGTGCATTGTTAAGTGTACAGTATCAAACCTGGTCAATACAGTATAGTCATTAACACACATTAACCTGATAACAGAGTGGTGTTGGGCCCAAGGGTCCGCCTGAGGCCAGACAGGGCTGAACGCACACTGAACAACCTTCGTCCTGAACGGGAAAATTGAATCAGCACAAGAACTGGAATTTAAGTGGAAGTGACGTTCGACCAAATAACTTCAGagccaccaacacacactggtCAGAGTGGAGGGATCACTGGTTAGTATGGCTATAAGACATCCTGAAAACACAATATTCAAGTTTCATTCGACTACTCAGCTGCTGTGGCTTCCAGTTATTTGACCCAACAGACACTTATCACGTGTGCCATCTTACACCTgccaaagttaaaaaaaaacacaaaaaaaaaaaactccacaacATACGGAAACAATTACAAAATTTGCCTTGCCTTTCGGTGTGCGTCCAGCcacacttaaaaaaataaaatatctgctTGCTCTGTCCTCGTTTggactttaaaatgaaaacgaTCCTACGCTCTACAACAGTCAGCAGTCAAGGCATGAGAATGATCAACTCTGAGGCAAtgagtgtgttgtgtctgtCCGCGGCTGCAGTGGGTCCACTCAGTCCAGACCCGCTGCTGCCATAAAGTATTTGAAATGTCAAACTTTGTGCGCTGTTTTCAGCATGACACGCCATCCTTTTACCGCCGCCCATCCCCCTGTCTTTGTACAAAGTCTgttcccctccccccccctccccacacacacaatgtctgTAAATGGTGGTTTGCGTGGTCCATTAGCTGTGGAGCTTTTCCAGCCTGGCTTTCagctcttcctgtttgtctctcagtTTGTCCCTCTTGGATTGCAGTCTGTGACACTGGTCCTCCAGGTTGTAGATACAGTCTCTGGCCTTCTTCAGGATCACGACCTTGGAGGCCTTGTCATTGTGCGACAGCTCCGGCACGTTGTCGCGCAGGCGCATGAAGCAGTTCTTAAGCTCGTTGCGCCGCTGCCTCTCCATCACATTGTGAGTCCGTCGCcgctcctcctcgtcctccgtCTCCGTTGAGTTCCTGGGCGAGTGGTGGTGCTGGTACCGCGACGAGGACGACGATGACGAGGAGCTACGAGAAGAGTGGTGGAAGCGCGAAGAGCTCTCGCTCCCTCTCGAGCGCTTGTTGGACGAAGAGGATGGTGGCGGTGAGGCGGGGCAGGGTGCAGCGTAGTTGTGTTGCAGCTGGATCTCGATGTGGTGGCGTTGAAGAGCCCGTTTCTCCTCTTCGTGTTTCTGCTGGCGGGTAGATAGATCCGCCAATGGGGGCAGAGGGGAGGGGCTGGAGGAACAGCGGACGACCGTCACCACATCAATCTCTTCTTCTGTTGGGGGGGGGCGATAAGAGAAATTGGGTTCAGGTGAGTTTTCTGGCATTGTGTGGTAAATCTGTTCTGTGATGGTATGACGACATTCCAGACGCACTAACACCAAAACAAGAGTGTAGACACTTTACACAGCCCAACATGAGGGACTGGTTCAGTGTATAGCTGCTGTGTAAATATACCTTTctactgtaaacacacataaTCGTTTGTGAGGCGACTCTAGATTACAGCAACAGTTCAGGGTATAAACACTAGTTACAGTTTCAGTGTTTCCAGCTAAATTaaagcaggaaaacacaaaagcctgtttatttaattatgaaatgaatgagtataataaaaaaaacaagcatccAGAAAAAAGGACATTGTTTATATGtaataaatattgaaaatgaGTCATAAAGAGATTTCAACAAATGCCGCTTTGCCACTTCCTCTCTGATTTATTGCCAAGAATGCCACAGGGCTGCGTCGATAAAGATGACTCATTAGGAAGTTAATGGACGAAGCCACAACACTGTTACCCGCTGCACATGAGTCACTCACACACGCCCCTCAGTCAATTATCTCTTCTAAAACCTCTCATCTACCGGTGTCAGTCAACAGCCTAAACCCTGCCCACACTCCGACAGCATCCTCGAGTCACAAAAGCTCCTGCAGATTACAGGTGGGCGTTCTGAGTCCAGATAAGCCGAGAGCAAAGAACAACTTGGGCTTAGTGCCACTAAACATTAACAGTGATTTATCAATGAAATGCATGTGGTGTTGTTCTGGGCGAGGTCTGTTTATACTGATAAGATGCAACACTGAGGAGGCAGGAGTGAGATTAAAGTCTGATCCGACTATCAGCActgaaacattaataaaaaatgaatttaaagaaaattaatCATTTTGCTTAAAAATCGGATCCCAAGTGCATCACTGAAGTACAACCGATACATCAAACACCCAGACTACACTTCCAGCTGAGTAGAAGTACAAGTGCAAAGAGGAGAAGTTCTGAACTCACCAGAGTCACTGGATGAATACACGGACAGCTCGCCACCAGTTGATCCGTAGTCCGATGTGGCTTCGCTGGGCTCCTGAGTGTCCATCAGGTTCTGGCAGTCCAGTGTGGAGCCAGCTATCTCCTCAAAGATGCTGGTGTCGATGTCAGACAGCAGGGGGCTGGAGCCCAGCAGGCTCTTGTCTGCTGCCAGGCACTGCCACAGGCAGTCCTCGTTGCTCTCCTCCAGAGGGGAGCAGGGCTGGCTGGGCTCGCCCTCCTTCTCTGCAGCATCAGAGTGGAAGAAGTCGCAGTTCCAGTTGTGCTGCATGTCGTGGTCCTCCAGCAGGATGTCCGACACATAGCTCAGCTGGTCCTCCTTGGACAGGGGCTTGCTGCTGCCCGCTCCGGCCTTCATGGGAGGGGACTGGGGGGGAGTCGGCAGAAACTGGAGGTCCTTCATCAAACTCTGGCAGAACTCGTCGTCAAAGAGCAGCGGCTCTGAGTAAAGCCAATCCTGCGACTGAGCGAAGCTTTGCAACATGTTGGCAGAatctggaaaaataataataataataatataaaaaaaacaggaaaaataaaatcagagagGTAGAGCAGCTGTAGAGTTTAAATCCAGAGGAGTTCAACAGACCCCTCACAGTGCGAGGGGGttaatcacagcagcagcagcacgtgTAGTAGTTTGAGGCAGTTCCTCCACAATGAGACCCAACAGGCACTGAGCCCCCATTTAACTGTGTTTACATCAGTGTCCCCGCCCCCACGGGCTCCGCGGGAGGAGGCTCACATATCACCTCCCTGCCCGTGACGTCACAGGAGCACAGCTGAGGGGGAGACggggctacacacacacacactttgcaccTCCGTTCCACGATGCACATGTTCTCCTTCTCACAGTTAAGAGGAAACACCCGCAGGAGGAGCAGGGCTGCGTGCTGACAGGAAAACTACAGTGTCAAAGAAAGGAGCAAAGGATGGAGGGGGCTGTCTTCCTCCTTTTATAATAGCTCTGGTGTTAattcacactctcacacatatgACCGAGCAGCTCACactgcaggtaacacacacacacacacacacacacacacactcactttccactaaataaactaaatccactcaacacacacattacaatTTAAAAGTCATTATTCACGATGTGTAGCTCATATTTGGGACATGCAGGATTTCTGCAGCTTTTAACAAATCAGTCAAAAGTTTACTTtgcaaaacacaataaaaaatatatatataattcatgcTTAAATCaacagctgctggtggaggagaCAGAGTCCACGTGTTTAACGATGAGGGGAAAATCCCCTCACTGTTCCTATGGGGTGCAGTGGTATGTGGCTGTATAGCAGGAGAacaaagcagcagtgtgtgtgtgtgtgtgagtgtgtgtgtgtgtgtgtgagtgtgtgtgtgagtgtgtgtgccatCACTGCCTGGGTAACCTGAGCCAAAACTTAAATACACACCAGCAAAATTAGGTAATTAACAAGTGTTTTTATAATGACATCTCCCCCCACTACCTCAACACTGAGCGACTGTTTCACGCAGCCGGACGCGAGGCTTCGACTGACACCGGCGGTGACTGAGCACAGCTGGAAGGAAACGCGAGTCTGGATGTGgtggaaatgagaaaacatcatTTTCTGGACGAGGTTCTGAACGCAGGTCCGCCTCGGCGCTACAGGCGCCGTCAGGCTGCATTGCCCGCATGTGCGTAAACCAGACCTCGTTGAGCAGCTGCATCGAATCTGAGCAAAAAAATTAAACGACTCACTCCTTAAAcagatgaatattaaaataagacaTTCAGAGAGAGGCCGGTTGATTCCGCaaggaaaacaaagtgaaaatcaaTGTCAAAGCTCCAGACTCTGAGTGTTGAACCCTCTGCAGGGGTCATTTAAACCCGGCGTGGGTTGAGACACGCCGGGTCCCCACGTGAAACCGGCCCGCTCTCCACAATGCACCGTTTTTAAAAACGACACGAGCCGCAGACACACAACGgaccaacaacaaacacacgcagacaaCACAGTTTTTAACATCTGCCCGGGAGGTGACGCACATGTTTAACTTAGCAGACACTGGGTTTGCACGCGGGCCGCCTCACCTCCAACTGTCCGTGCGGGGGGGGAAGAAGTGAAAACCACCGGGAAACCACGGGAGCTCCGGTAAAGTCCACAGAAAGCTACCGGGCGGTGCGGGAGGTCGTTTCGTTGCGTGAGAGAGTGGAGTCGTTGCGGGGTAACATCGCTCGTTCGGCCGCTCCGGTCAGACACAGTGGGTGTGGCCCGGCGGCGGCGCACGCTTTATACGCCCACCGAGAACCGCCGTGTCCTTCCGCGGCGTAATCGCGCCAAAACGCCAAAACCCACAGCGGGCGGTCGACGGGAATCAAACCCACGGCTGATAAAGTCCGCGCCGGTCGATGTGTCGATCGAGTCCTCGCGGAAAAAAACGGGAAGGGTGGATTCACGGTAATCCCGCGGTGAAGTCCGGGTCTATGTGCGGAGGGATACCGCCCAGACGGGAATTCTAGGAAAATGGTGGCGGCAAAAGTTAGGACAGAAACACACGTGGACCGGGGAGAGAAGCCGGGTGTCTtactgcctgtctgtctgtccgtctgtctgtccgcctgtctgtctcctcttaCGAACTCTACGTAACGAGCGCAAAGAGCGCAGACTGTTTACGGCTCATCACTTAGAAGACGTATTCACGAAGGGGGACAAACGCAGAGCGGTGCGTTCAGGGTCCAGAATCCCCGTTAAACTACACGAGCGACTCGTGGCGGAGAAAGTGAAGTTAGTCAGCGCTGACCGAGGAATGTGGCGGTTACAgtgcagtgagtgtgtgcgggGGGGTTTCTGAGGCATGTTGACGGCAGGGACCGTGCACGGTGCACCCGTCTCCTCTTTACCTTTAACTGTAGGAATGTGGCGGAGGGACAGACGTGCACAGCCACGTTGGAAACTGTTGCAGGAGGATTTCACCACCCGTCGATCCACCCCAGCTCCTCCccccactactactactactactactactactacaactcaGTAGTACAAGCTGCTGTAACCTTTGTTTTTATGTACTTCATTAGCTGTTGTACACGCACAACCTATGTGCAAATCATTTCTGTCTATTCTTTTGTCTTACACTTGAAATATATACTTTTGATTTACAGTTGTGCAGGATCCTCTAACTTATGTACGcgtgtatttgtattgtttttttatgcagTTAAAAAGATAATGTGCAGTTTACCTTTTATTTGCACTTATTTTCTTCCTATGCAAAGTTTTCGTACAGTTCTATAGGATCCTCTTTCTTTatgcacatgtaaaaaaaaaatcatttttactttaaagtgtatttatttttaatttactgaTTAACTGAATTGTGTCTCCTTCACTCAAATGCTCTTTATAAAccacaactgtaaaaaaacatatataacaaCCCTGTTGAACGACAGGTCACATTAAAATAAGcaatgaatagaaaaaaattAGGATTTAGACACAAAATAGAGTTTGTCCACTGGGATGAATGAACTCCATAGAAGTCCCACTCAAATACCgcagtctacacacacacacacacacacacacacacacacacgcacacacacacgcacacacacacatacaccccaCGTCGCTGCTCTTGAACACATCACGTTACATAACGGACGGGGATACGCCGGCACACGTGCAGACGCACCGGCCAATCAGAGCGCGAGTCACGTGAGTTCTCATCAGCTCAAGGATCCTGTAACGGGGGGTGGGATCttgcgcacacacgcacatgcacacacatacacacacacacacacaaacacacgcacacactcatccaGCTCTTTAAATACACACCCTCACCTCTAATATTGCATTTGATATTTAACATGAGAGGGTCACTCGATCATCTGGTGGTTTACACATGTATCTAGagacacaatccacacagtttgtaataaataatgattttattttttaaatcgatcgttgcaataataataataataataataataatataatactgAGACGTGCTGCTGTCTGGTGAAGTGAGGTTTGGTCTAAATGTGATATAAGGTGTATGAAGCTGCAGCACAACCCCGTGTGTCCTCGTGCATGTAAATAAACCTTCTGTGTTACTGTGGATCATTGGGATTGATGCATGACGCGTTCTGCTCTCTCAGTAATAATCTGTCACCTGAAGTCTGTCACCTACATGCTTTGTTTGTCGTTTTTCTTCGACACAtgcacatttgcacacacaaaggcacaatGCAGCATTCACCCCCCCCACTGAGCTCCgctgggtttaaaaaaaaaaaacaaccagggAAATGTGCTGTTCCACTTTTGGAGTGTGGAGTCTGAAGTGTGGAGCAGCTGATGTGGGGCggatcacagcagcagagcaggaaagAACATTTTGTAACAGCAGCgaaaacagacaaagagcaGCATCAGTGGAGAAGTGGGTTAATGTGCCACCTACAGGCCGACTggcagactgactgactgactggccTGGATTCAGCCCTGAATACCAAACCTGCTGTCTGGCTGAGAGACTCACCGGTTTCAATTCTGACTAACTGCTCGGTTACATAACTCTCCAGCATGTCATTTGTGTGAGTTAACCTTCCAGAAACATCTAGACTTACTGTGTTTCTTAAATTAGCCACAGTTCTTGGTAGAACCCACTTAAATCCCTgtaggccacacacacacacatggaatcTGATATTCCAGAATCGATGGTGAACAAAGTAAAAGGAGCGTCTCAGATCTGATACCAACATCTGTCCTGAACGGAAAGAACATTTTCCCAGAACAGATTCTGGACAAAGAGAGCGTGTCAGTGGTCGATCTATTCATTTCAACGCTTTATTGTTTCGTTTGCTCTCTGGATGTTGtatgttgttgctttttttttttttttctcctctaacCGACAAATAAAGTCGTCAAATCAAACATGCTGATCCGAGAATTAGTGTTGAGTTGGAAAGTGAGGGTGAAGCATTCTGGGAAGTGGAAAGACGACTGGCACACTGGAGTTTGATGCATAAGACCTGcaattaatgttgtttttacaccGCGATGACCACAATCGTTTCCTGTAGCCTTCACAACACTGTACTTTCCATACACAGATATGTATTTCAGAAAGAAATGATTCTGATCATAACTCATGGTTTTGCCAAACCCTCCAGTATCACAGTTGTTGTTCTGCAGTTGAGTGTTTGAAACCGTTCTGCTTATGAAAgctcgtctgtgtgtgtttttcaagtCGTGTATATCGGCAGCTGAAGAATGTGCAAAACACAGTttgcattaaatatatatattttttttaatgtcccaGTTGTTTGAGGCCAAAGCTCATATTCTTACAGTGAACTGAACATTGTGAATTTCATTGTATTTGAGGTCAAAGTACATTTTCGTTTAACTTCCTCTGCACAACTTGGCGGGAAATTAGAGAAGTGTAGAAAAACTGTGGTTCACTCAGCAGCTCGCTGCGTTCTGAGAA includes:
- the mych gene encoding myelocytomatosis oncogene homolog, yielding MLQSFAQSQDWLYSEPLLFDDEFCQSLMKDLQFLPTPPQSPPMKAGAGSSKPLSKEDQLSYVSDILLEDHDMQHNWNCDFFHSDAAEKEGEPSQPCSPLEESNEDCLWQCLAADKSLLGSSPLLSDIDTSIFEEIAGSTLDCQNLMDTQEPSEATSDYGSTGGELSVYSSSDSEEEIDVVTVVRCSSSPSPLPPLADLSTRQQKHEEEKRALQRHHIEIQLQHNYAAPCPASPPPSSSSNKRSRGSESSSRFHHSSRSSSSSSSSSRYQHHHSPRNSTETEDEEERRRTHNVMERQRRNELKNCFMRLRDNVPELSHNDKASKVVILKKARDCIYNLEDQCHRLQSKRDKLRDKQEELKARLEKLHS